A window of Kribbella amoyensis contains these coding sequences:
- a CDS encoding class I SAM-dependent methyltransferase: MTETLPLTGERTAPGIWHENYWFARHDAAYRWITATLPVTGRVLDAGCGEGYGAEQLRLAGADSVTGLDYEGTTLRHVQRVYPQVEVVQGNLVQTGFRDNTFDLVTSLQTIEHLWEQPRFVAECARILAPGGTLVLSTPNRLTFPSGNWYHTRELTAAEFVELVEPELEITHVLGLQHGDRLRTWEAQHGSCVNQQLATDHDTWDDELVRLVTGTTHQDFDLRSGDLDDCLDLVVVARRA, translated from the coding sequence GTGACCGAGACGTTACCGCTCACCGGCGAGAGAACCGCGCCCGGGATCTGGCACGAGAACTACTGGTTCGCGCGCCACGACGCCGCCTACCGCTGGATCACCGCCACCCTGCCCGTGACCGGCCGCGTCCTCGACGCCGGCTGCGGCGAGGGCTACGGCGCGGAGCAGCTCCGCCTGGCCGGGGCGGACTCCGTGACCGGTCTCGACTACGAAGGTACGACTCTTCGCCACGTCCAAAGGGTTTATCCACAGGTCGAAGTGGTGCAGGGCAACCTCGTCCAGACCGGCTTCCGCGACAACACCTTCGATCTGGTCACGTCCCTGCAGACGATCGAGCACCTGTGGGAGCAGCCGCGGTTCGTCGCCGAGTGCGCCCGCATCCTCGCCCCCGGCGGCACCCTCGTCCTCAGCACGCCGAACCGGCTGACGTTCCCGAGCGGCAACTGGTACCACACCCGCGAACTCACCGCCGCGGAGTTCGTCGAGCTGGTCGAGCCCGAACTGGAGATCACCCACGTCCTCGGCCTGCAGCACGGCGATCGGCTGCGCACCTGGGAGGCGCAGCACGGATCCTGCGTGAACCAGCAGTTGGCAACCGATCACGACACGTGGGACGACGAGCTGGTCCGCCTGGTGACCGGGACGACCCATCAGGATTTCGATCTGCGGAGCGGCGACCTGGACGACTGCCTGGACCTGGTCGTCGTCGCACGGCGAGCGTAA
- a CDS encoding electron transfer flavoprotein subunit alpha/FixB family protein — protein sequence MSNVLVLVDHTGGTVRKTTAELLTIARRLGEPVAVFIGEGVSDALPALGQYGATKVIALTDPDLTQYLVAPKAEALQQVAAKLEPAAILISSSAEGKEIAARLAVKLDSGLITDAVDVQEGPVTTQSVFAGNYTVQAKVTHGTPIITVKPNSATPEAAETSPEVEEFDVSVSDAAKTAKITDSKPREATGRPELTEAAIIVSGGRGTGGDFGPVEAFADSLGAAVGASRAAVDSGWYPHAYQVGQTGKTVSPQLYVAAGISGAIQHRAGMQTSKTIVAVNKDEEAPIFELVDFGVVGDLHKVLPAATEEVTKRKS from the coding sequence ATGTCGAACGTTCTCGTTCTCGTCGACCACACCGGCGGCACGGTCCGCAAGACCACCGCGGAGCTTCTCACCATCGCGCGCCGGCTGGGTGAGCCGGTCGCGGTGTTCATCGGCGAAGGGGTCTCCGACGCGCTGCCGGCGCTCGGCCAGTACGGCGCGACCAAGGTGATCGCGCTGACCGACCCCGACCTGACCCAGTACCTGGTGGCGCCGAAGGCCGAGGCGCTCCAGCAGGTCGCGGCCAAGCTGGAGCCGGCCGCGATCCTGATCTCGTCCAGTGCCGAAGGCAAGGAGATCGCGGCCCGGCTGGCGGTCAAGCTGGACTCCGGCCTGATCACCGACGCGGTCGACGTGCAGGAGGGCCCGGTCACCACCCAGTCGGTGTTCGCGGGCAACTACACGGTCCAGGCCAAGGTCACCCACGGCACCCCGATCATCACGGTCAAGCCGAACTCGGCCACCCCGGAGGCGGCCGAGACCTCGCCGGAGGTGGAGGAGTTCGACGTGTCGGTCTCCGACGCCGCGAAGACCGCGAAGATCACCGACTCCAAGCCGCGCGAGGCCACCGGGCGTCCCGAGCTCACCGAGGCGGCGATCATCGTCTCCGGTGGTCGCGGCACCGGCGGCGACTTCGGCCCGGTCGAGGCCTTCGCCGACTCCCTCGGCGCGGCCGTCGGCGCGTCCCGGGCCGCCGTCGATTCGGGCTGGTACCCGCACGCGTACCAGGTCGGCCAGACCGGCAAGACGGTCTCGCCGCAGCTGTACGTCGCGGCCGGCATCTCGGGCGCGATCCAGCACCGGGCCGGCATGCAGACCTCGAAGACCATCGTCGCGGTGAACAAGGACGAGGAAGCACCGATCTTCGAACTGGTCGACTTCGGCGTCGTAGGAGACCTCCACAAGGTCCTCCCCGCCGCCACCGAAGAAGTCACCAAGCGCAAGTCCTGA
- a CDS encoding pyridoxamine 5'-phosphate oxidase family protein: MTQEILDQRAAAVIDANKYMTLGTICADGTAWVTPVYFTPDGHSSYYWASSPESVHSRNLARDPRVSIVIHDSSVAIGKASAVYLTAIAELVPAEELEDRAAFYSSRYPELRGFEVDELREPEGLRLYRANSLDHWILIRGSDPDHGTGTGTDSRHQVWPT; the protein is encoded by the coding sequence ATGACACAGGAGATCCTCGACCAGCGGGCGGCCGCGGTGATCGACGCCAACAAGTACATGACGCTCGGCACGATCTGCGCCGACGGCACCGCCTGGGTCACGCCCGTCTACTTCACCCCCGACGGCCACAGCTCGTACTACTGGGCGTCCTCGCCGGAGTCCGTGCACTCCCGCAACCTCGCCCGCGACCCGAGGGTGAGCATCGTCATCCACGACTCCAGCGTCGCCATCGGCAAGGCGTCCGCCGTCTACCTCACCGCCATCGCGGAACTGGTCCCCGCCGAAGAACTGGAGGACCGCGCCGCCTTCTACAGCTCGCGCTACCCCGAACTCCGCGGCTTCGAGGTCGACGAACTCCGCGAACCAGAAGGCCTCCGCCTCTACCGCGCCAACTCCCTCGACCACTGGATCCTGATCCGCGGCAGCGACCCCGACCACGGCACCGGCACCGGCACCGACTCCCGCCACCAAGTCTGGCCCACCTGA
- a CDS encoding delta-60 repeat domain-containing protein produces MKKHLLGLGAVVAAASLTLVTVLTGGPATGSPIAHTAVVSPNPSDLTPRVQDGAVYKMLQLGGIMFAGGQFSQVKPYTNAGTINRNRLFGFNPVTGGLTAFQASFNSEVWALATDGRSLWVGGYFNSVNGVPRTGVVKLNPYTGAVDPAFNARLTGSVTDMAIVKGRLILGGTFSKKLIAVNPATGGDTGYIKLAITGAPGGTNAGQTKVFRFAPNPAGTRLAIVGTFTSVGGQARRQAAMINLGASSATVSGWYSPLFDKACYTATPTYSRDVDFSHDGTYFVIVTTGGGFPNDRTHLCDSATRWNTSDARTTYPVWANYTGGDTLLSVQVTRAAVYVQGHQRWMNNPGGRDFAGPGAVSRPGIAALNPHSGLAYSWNPTKDRGVGGYDLLLTAQGLWVASDTTHIGGEVHERIAFLPLP; encoded by the coding sequence ATGAAGAAACATCTCCTGGGGCTCGGTGCGGTCGTCGCCGCCGCCTCCCTGACGCTGGTCACGGTGCTGACCGGCGGACCCGCGACCGGGTCGCCGATCGCGCACACCGCGGTCGTCTCCCCCAACCCGTCCGACCTGACTCCGCGGGTCCAGGACGGCGCGGTGTACAAGATGCTCCAACTCGGCGGGATCATGTTCGCCGGCGGCCAGTTCAGCCAGGTGAAGCCGTACACGAACGCGGGCACGATCAACCGCAACCGGCTGTTCGGCTTCAACCCGGTGACCGGCGGCCTGACCGCCTTCCAGGCCAGCTTCAACTCCGAGGTCTGGGCGCTCGCCACCGACGGCCGCTCGCTGTGGGTCGGCGGGTACTTCAACTCCGTCAACGGCGTACCGCGGACCGGCGTGGTCAAGCTCAATCCGTACACCGGCGCCGTCGATCCGGCGTTCAACGCCCGGCTCACCGGTTCGGTCACGGACATGGCGATCGTCAAGGGCCGGCTCATCCTCGGTGGCACGTTCAGCAAGAAGCTGATCGCGGTCAACCCGGCCACCGGCGGCGACACCGGATACATCAAGCTCGCGATCACCGGCGCGCCCGGCGGGACCAACGCGGGCCAGACCAAGGTGTTCCGGTTCGCGCCGAACCCGGCCGGCACCCGGCTCGCGATCGTCGGCACCTTCACCTCGGTCGGCGGCCAGGCCCGGCGGCAGGCCGCGATGATCAACCTCGGCGCCTCGTCGGCCACGGTCAGCGGCTGGTACTCGCCGCTGTTCGACAAAGCCTGCTACACCGCCACCCCGACGTACTCGCGGGACGTCGACTTCTCCCACGACGGCACGTACTTCGTCATCGTCACCACCGGCGGCGGCTTCCCGAACGACCGGACCCACCTGTGCGACTCGGCCACCCGCTGGAACACCAGCGACGCGCGCACGACGTACCCGGTCTGGGCCAACTACACCGGCGGGGACACGCTGCTGTCGGTCCAGGTCACCCGCGCGGCCGTGTACGTCCAGGGTCACCAACGCTGGATGAACAACCCGGGCGGCCGTGACTTCGCCGGACCCGGTGCGGTCTCACGGCCGGGGATCGCGGCGCTCAACCCGCACAGCGGCCTGGCGTACTCGTGGAACCCGACCAAGGACCGCGGCGTCGGCGGGTACGACCTGCTGCTCACCGCGCAAGGGCTCTGGGTCGCGTCCGACACCACCCACATCGGCGGCGAGGTGCACGAGCGCATCGCCTTCCTGCCCCTGCCCTAG
- a CDS encoding dihydrofolate reductase family protein, producing MGRVILDITVSLDGFVTAPGADLAHGLGVGGEPMHDWVVTPTDADRAALEGTAAAAGAVLMGRRTFDFIDGPHGWDAETGEDGSLPPIFVVTSHRPARTRLGDRFRFVTDGLEAALKLAQEAAGTKDVVIMGGGHLCRQYLYAGRTDEVRIHLAPIVLGDGTPLFERTTMPPIKLIHRATVTTPNATHLTYDVAA from the coding sequence ATGGGACGCGTGATACTCGACATCACCGTGTCGCTGGACGGTTTCGTCACCGCACCCGGCGCGGATCTGGCCCACGGCCTGGGCGTGGGCGGCGAGCCGATGCACGACTGGGTCGTCACCCCGACCGACGCCGACCGGGCCGCCCTGGAAGGAACCGCGGCCGCCGCGGGCGCCGTCCTGATGGGCCGCCGCACCTTCGACTTCATCGACGGCCCGCACGGCTGGGACGCGGAGACCGGCGAAGACGGCAGCCTGCCGCCGATCTTCGTGGTCACCTCGCACCGACCGGCCCGGACCCGCCTGGGCGACCGGTTCCGGTTCGTCACCGACGGACTCGAGGCGGCGCTGAAACTGGCCCAGGAAGCGGCCGGGACGAAAGACGTGGTGATCATGGGCGGCGGCCACCTCTGCCGCCAATACCTCTACGCCGGGCGCACCGACGAGGTCCGGATTCACCTGGCGCCGATCGTGCTCGGCGACGGCACCCCACTGTTCGAACGGACCACGATGCCGCCGATCAAGCTGATCCACCGCGCCACGGTGACGACACCGAACGCCACCCACCTGACGTACGACGTCGCGGCCTGA
- a CDS encoding electron transfer flavoprotein subunit beta/FixA family protein, producing the protein MKIVVCAKFVPDATADRRFRSEDNTVDRAGVDGLLSELDEYAVETALTVKEAGDAEVTVLTVGPEQAADAVKKGLQMGADAGVHVLDDGIHGSDAVATSLILAKALGKLEADLVVFGMSSTDGGMGVVPAMVSERLGLPAVTLGSEVTVDGTSVKIRRDGDTASDTVEGTLPLVLSVSDQANEPRYPSFKGIMAAKKKPVQTWSLADLEIAPDQVGAGAAWTEVVEVTARPARTAGTIVADEDGSGAGQLVEFLSTNKFL; encoded by the coding sequence ATGAAGATCGTCGTCTGCGCGAAGTTCGTGCCGGATGCCACCGCGGACCGCCGCTTCCGCTCCGAGGACAACACGGTCGACCGGGCCGGTGTCGACGGGCTGCTGTCCGAGCTGGACGAGTACGCCGTCGAGACCGCGCTGACCGTGAAAGAGGCCGGCGACGCCGAGGTGACGGTGCTCACCGTCGGGCCGGAGCAGGCCGCCGATGCGGTGAAGAAGGGCCTCCAGATGGGCGCCGACGCGGGGGTGCACGTGCTCGACGACGGCATCCACGGATCCGACGCGGTCGCCACCTCGCTGATCCTGGCCAAGGCGCTGGGCAAGCTCGAGGCCGACCTGGTCGTGTTCGGGATGAGCTCGACCGACGGCGGCATGGGCGTCGTCCCGGCGATGGTGTCCGAGCGGCTCGGGCTGCCGGCCGTCACGCTGGGCTCGGAGGTGACCGTCGACGGGACCTCGGTGAAGATCCGCCGGGACGGCGACACCGCGAGCGACACGGTCGAGGGCACGCTGCCGCTGGTACTGAGCGTCAGCGACCAGGCCAACGAGCCGCGCTACCCGTCCTTCAAGGGCATCATGGCCGCGAAGAAGAAGCCGGTGCAGACCTGGTCGCTGGCCGACCTGGAGATCGCGCCGGACCAGGTCGGCGCGGGCGCCGCCTGGACCGAGGTCGTCGAGGTGACCGCGCGACCGGCGCGGACCGCGGGCACGATCGTCGCCGACGAGGACGGCTCGGGTGCCGGTCAACTCGTCGAGTTCCTGTCCACCAACAAGTTCCTCTGA